A DNA window from Candidatus Sulfidibacterium hydrothermale contains the following coding sequences:
- the uvrB gene encoding excinuclease ABC subunit UvrB has translation MPFKLISEYQPTGDQPEAIQQLTEGLNRGDAAQVLLGVTGSGKTFTIANVLARVNRPALILSHNKTLAAQLYGEFKQFFPENRVEYFVSYYDYYQPEAYIPVTNTYIEKDLSINEEIEKLRLSATSALLSGRRDVIVVSSVSCIYGIGNPDDFSSNVIALQSGQALSRQKLLNDLVNALYSRTQTELGRGNFRVKGDTVDIFPAYADHAVRVIFWGNEIDVLETIDPLSGKRISKENSVTIYPANIFVTTRDKMTEAIQEIQLDMQKQVEYFREIGKHQEAKRLEDRVTYDVEMLRELGYCSGIENYSRYFDGRKPGSRPFCLLDYFPDDFITIIDESHVTIPQIRAMYGGDRSRKQNLVEYGFRLPSAMDNRPLKFDEFEQLTGQTIYVSATPAEYELQKAEGVVVEQIIRPTGLLEPEIEVRPSLNQMDDLLDEIEKTIQKNQRVLVTTLTKRMAEELSKYLLDLNIKTRYIHSDVDTLDRIEIMRDLRLGKIDVLVGVNLLREGLDLPEVSLVAILDADKEGFLRSERSLTQTAGRAARNLDSKVIFYADTITGSMQRTIEETNRKREKQLAYNAEHGITPKQIIKSTDSILGQTVVADSKKETEKFYVEKEPDVAADPVVQYMSADAVRKSIEKNRKEMQKAARELDFIEAARLRDEVKSLEKLLSTME, from the coding sequence ATGCCATTTAAACTGATTTCGGAATATCAGCCTACAGGCGACCAGCCGGAAGCCATTCAGCAACTGACGGAAGGCTTGAATCGCGGAGATGCGGCGCAAGTATTGCTCGGCGTAACCGGTTCGGGCAAAACGTTTACCATTGCGAATGTCCTGGCCCGCGTAAACCGGCCGGCATTGATTCTGAGCCATAACAAAACGCTGGCAGCTCAGCTTTATGGTGAGTTCAAGCAGTTTTTCCCGGAAAACCGGGTGGAATATTTTGTTTCTTATTACGATTATTACCAGCCGGAAGCTTATATTCCGGTAACCAATACCTACATCGAAAAAGATCTCTCCATCAATGAAGAAATTGAAAAACTGCGGCTAAGCGCCACATCCGCTTTGCTATCAGGCCGCCGGGATGTCATTGTGGTCAGTTCGGTTTCTTGTATTTATGGCATTGGTAATCCGGATGATTTCTCCAGTAATGTTATTGCACTCCAAAGCGGACAGGCTTTGAGCCGGCAGAAATTGTTAAACGACCTGGTGAATGCGTTATATTCCAGAACGCAAACCGAACTGGGACGGGGAAACTTCCGCGTAAAAGGCGATACGGTCGATATCTTTCCGGCGTATGCCGATCACGCAGTTCGTGTGATCTTTTGGGGAAATGAAATTGATGTGCTGGAAACCATTGATCCGCTTTCCGGAAAACGGATCTCAAAAGAAAACTCCGTAACCATTTATCCGGCCAATATTTTTGTTACCACACGGGATAAAATGACCGAAGCCATTCAGGAGATTCAGCTGGATATGCAAAAACAGGTGGAATATTTCCGCGAAATAGGAAAGCATCAGGAAGCCAAACGGCTGGAAGACCGCGTAACTTATGATGTGGAGATGTTGCGCGAATTGGGATATTGCTCCGGCATTGAAAATTATTCACGATACTTTGACGGACGAAAACCGGGTTCACGTCCCTTTTGTCTGCTGGATTATTTTCCGGACGATTTTATCACCATTATTGATGAAAGTCATGTGACCATTCCGCAAATCAGGGCCATGTATGGCGGCGACCGCTCGCGTAAACAAAACCTGGTGGAATACGGATTTCGGCTTCCCTCGGCCATGGATAACCGGCCGTTGAAATTCGATGAGTTTGAACAGCTTACCGGACAAACCATTTATGTCAGTGCCACACCGGCCGAATATGAGCTGCAAAAAGCTGAAGGCGTGGTGGTGGAACAAATTATTCGTCCGACCGGTTTACTGGAACCGGAAATAGAGGTTCGTCCCAGCCTGAACCAAATGGACGATCTGTTGGATGAAATAGAAAAAACCATTCAAAAAAATCAACGGGTACTGGTAACCACCTTAACCAAAAGAATGGCCGAGGAACTTTCGAAATATCTGTTGGATCTGAACATAAAAACCCGGTATATCCACTCGGATGTCGATACGCTGGACCGGATTGAAATCATGCGGGACCTGCGTCTTGGGAAAATAGATGTGTTAGTAGGAGTGAACCTGCTGCGTGAAGGACTGGACTTGCCCGAAGTGTCGCTGGTAGCAATTTTGGATGCCGACAAAGAGGGCTTTTTGCGTTCAGAACGCTCGTTAACCCAAACAGCCGGACGGGCAGCCCGGAATTTGGACAGTAAAGTTATTTTCTATGCCGATACCATCACCGGCTCCATGCAACGGACCATTGAAGAAACCAACCGGAAAAGAGAGAAACAACTGGCTTACAATGCAGAACACGGCATTACCCCCAAGCAGATCATTAAGTCAACCGATTCTATCCTCGGGCAAACCGTTGTAGCAGACAGCAAAAAAGAAACCGAAAAATTTTATGTGGAAAAAGAACCGGATGTGGCTGCCGATCCGGTGGTGCAGTATATGAGTGCCGATGCGGTCAGAAAATCCATTGAAAAAAACCGGAAAGAGATGCAGAAAGCAGCCCGCGAATTGGATTTTATTGAAGCAGCCCGCTTGCGCGACGAAGTAAAAAGCCTGGAAAAACTATTATCTACCATGGAATGA